GTGGGGGACGGCATGTGCTTCGTTTGGCCTTTGGCTTTTGTATCCGTTGTTGGGTCTCTTcggattttaaaaaattttgattagGCCGCAGATAATTGTTGTTTATGTGTAGCCGATTCCCCCACCCTTTTCCCGCCCAAAGGCTCGCCAGAATCTTTCTGTTCTGCAATTCAATGAATCTGATTTACCAGATCACATGTACTTTTAAATCATCTCCCGATGCACGACATACGCAGATGAATCTACCGAGAGGATCGAGCACCAGTCTTCTTGTTCATAAACATATTTGGTTCCAGTCGGTCTGAGAGTACATATCTCCAACTAAAATTCAAACATGAGTTTGGTTGACTGCGGGAAGCATGAAAAACTGAGTGAGTACGTTGTTACGTAGCTTTAAATATTGCCACCAGATCTCATCTTCATTCCTCAGACCTTGAAGCACACAAATGAGGCAACTTGGAGTTGCATGTCGAAGTTACCTTGCTTAGGTGAGCCGAGCCATATGGTGACCTAGGATAACCTGAAGGTGCGAGCCAGTTGAAATGAAACGAACCGCTTCTACGTTCCATATGCAGCCTCCTGCTCAAGGACCGGCAAGTGGTAGTCTCTGTCACAAGTACTGCTAAGGAGCTTAAGCTTGAGTAGGAGATATCACCGAACCATCCAAGCCCCAGCCTTACTCTGGACATGTTTAGTATGGGTGAATAATAACAACAGAAGCAAGTTCCTTTGCTATGCATACCAATCATGTTTCACATGCTGATTCCATTTAATTCACTAACCCATCAATTCTATTAAACATTATACGAGGGGCGGTGAAAATATAATAGGTAATGCAACACTAGGGGAAAAAGAGCAGCAGATTAGGAGCATAAAGTCCATATGAATCTTGCCGGACTAATTCCAGCTGGCTgcttaatatttaattaacaaTAACCTAATATGGAATTCTAGCTTTCATCAACTTGATCAGATGATTGAATTTGGGCATCTTGCTGTAAAGTCATTCAAGAATAATGTATTAATTTATAGAACCCCGACATTCGACTTAAAGCGGCAGCAACATATTGGTCCATAACGGAAGTCGACCATCACACCACCatgtaaaagtaaataaataaaaataactaaCCAAATCTTACAGCTGGAATTGTTTCTATTTATAATCACCATGTTGGAACATCTATTGTTAATGCCGTGATGTAAGATCTGTCATGGACTGTTCATATGACCATGACCATATCATCAATTGCTTTTATGTTTTGACTCACTCTTGGCAAATGACTCATCTCTCTTCTAGCACTTTTAATTAACTTCTGTGACTGTTAGATGTGTGCAGAGTCAGCTTTTTCTCCCAGCTAATAAGAATCCTAATCTGTTATAGGAGCAGCGAAGGTGATGATAGACGAAGAGAGCGGAATATAATCGGAAAGCAGAGATGTTTCCACGTTTTAATTAAGGGTTAGGGTGGTTGAGCAATCTAATCGCAGGAAGACATAAGCTTTTGCATCAATCAGAGGAAGATGCTTCCACATAAGGATTGGACATTTGGCTTATTCCGTTTTACTTATCATAGAAGAATCTGATCAGAATAGTTGGTCTATCATGATTATCTATGGGCTGAATCGATTATATTATGTCACCATCTGAACTCTATTTCAAATACTTTAGACTTCAGAATAGCAAATTTTCTTCTGCTGTTTTGACAAATGGGAGCAAAGATGTTcctggaaaataaaaaaattgtgtgCCCCCATTGACAACCTTCACCGGTTAATGACTAAGGGAAGAATAAAACAATGTAGCTCTTGTGTGTCATCTGGCCCTGGTAGTTATAACAGTCGTGGTATTCATTATGATAAGATGAGAacaatgaaaaaggaaaaggatgaGAATGCGCTTATATCTCTGTACGTAAATATTTGTGGCTATTTGGGAAGCTAGTCTAGCAGCTTATTCTTAAGTTACTGATAGAAAATCCATGTACAGAAGAGAAGCCCAGAAATTCTAGCCATATGACAGGTTTCCGAGTTAAGCAGTGCTAGAAAGAGAGACTGGGCAGATCGGGAGCTACATTTATCCTTGTTTATGCCATTCCTTCCAGGTAAAAAAATTCCATGCTTGTCCATTAAATTTCTCTCTAGGagctacatcaaagacaactAATCAAACATGGAAGTTTGCATTAGCATGTAACTGCTAAGACAGGGAAATGCTATTGATTGCACTTAGACATTTATGGAATGATGTGCAGAGTTAATCATCATTAGACAGACTCCGAAACTTTTCGTAGGCATGCTTTATGGGATGGACATAACGGATTGAGATTAGGAGATcaaagagaaataaaaaatgaaggaCATCAGAGctcacaaaattcaaaatcaagtgtaacaaaaaaaaaatcaaaatcaaggGGACATAACATACACTGAGGAGAATAACATATGAACATGCTTCAGGCTAAGTAATCAATTACTAGGtggttattaaaaaaaaaaaaaggatcttTGCTTAGCTTGGTACGGAGAGAATATATTTGAGCCGGTCCAATGAAATTCTTTGTTGATTTATAGGGAAATGTATATCATGTAACAGGTTGATCAACTAAtgaatgaattgaattgatcCAGGAAATAGGAACACCCCCAATGATGGTGGGTCAATGACAACATAATAGACCACTGTGGCCAGACATATTTCCTCCTTACCATGGTACGAATTGGATCAAATACTATTTGATGAATGATAGACAAACATATTTCCTCATGCAAAAGAAGTGATTCACTACTTGCAGAAGAACTTAAAAGTTGGGATCGTTGGTCTGGAAGCTACCTGGATGGGGGAGATTAGGTCGGAAAAATGCCACCTTGTGATCTTTCCAGTCCTGAGCTGAAGGCAATGACTAAAAGGATCCCAAACACGAGACAGAGGAAGGGTACAGAAACTTTGAGGCAAGTGAGGCCATCAGAGTAAGCTCTCTGCTCAGATACGGTGCAAAGCTTATCCATTTTGTCCTTGATCACTGCTTCTAGGAGCTGTTTGGATTGGCAATTCGCATCAAATGATTCCAGAACCTGTTTCTGAGCGGTTACAAGAAGATTCGCCAATTGATCTACTCCCAAAGAAGCAATCGCTGAATTGCTCAATCTATCAGCACTGTCATCAGTTATCTTCGAACAAAAGACGCTGTGTTAGAGGAGGCAAGATGATGGAACAGGAATAAAATAACAAAGTGATCGCATGAAACGCTGCATTAAAAGGGTCAGAATAATGTCCAGACATCCTAGGATAATTTGTCCTGCTCCTACCCTGATTGTTGGACAGCTAAAAAGATAGAAGAAGTCAAAGCATCATAGCAATGAAAAGGGAAAGTTTTAGCTCTCCAACGGTAAATCACACAGCACGAAATATGAGCACAATAGTAATGCATTCGCTGTAAAGGCAGGATGATTGCTGCCAAAAGATCATGTTATGATCATTTTCAGAAGCCTCAAATCTCACAATCGCAATAAacataattagaaattaataatGGGAAGCATGAAAGTCTATATGTATAGTTTTCGGAGCGGAAGTACAACTTTGTTAATATAGAGATGAAAGAGGCTGGTAATGACATCTCATATCTTGTGCATGATGGAAACACTGAATCAATGAACCTGAACTAGGAGACGAGATTCTAGTAACTAAGCTGGCATATCTAATAAGTACGACAAATGATCATCCAACGCAATGAATCGAGAGAAGCATTAACAGCAACAAATGACAATAAAGTGAAGCACTTGACTGCTCTGAATCTCACTGAAATCTACAAAGTTAATCTGATCATAGTGATTCCTCTAAAATTATCGCAACTTAATTGCCATTGCAGTAGCAAATGGAAGTAAGCAAGCAAAGTTCAGCAGAATTACTGAACAATGTCCAGCAGAAACCTAAACCAAAGTGCAAGATCCAAAAATCTGCATCATGCTAGAGCACTGGCTGAAAGTGTAACGTACCTCTGTAATTTCGCCGTCGGGATTAGCATCAAGAGCGTCACAAAGTGCAGTGAAATCGGACAATTCCTTGGGAATGTCCTCCGTTGAGCTCAGTTCAGAGGACAAGCTCTTCCTCGGGACCTGTAACGCGTGGAGGCAACGAGCTTACACAGACAAACGATGCAGCACGTGCAGGGATTCGCGATCGTACACGGAAAGCAGTTCGCACAGAGAGCGAGAGAGGGAGGGGAACATGAAGCTACCTTCCGAGATTTCTTCGCCGGAAAACCTCCCGACCAGCGACCGGCGAGCTTCGTGTGACGTGAAGTTCCCTCGCTCCGGTGACCTCCTTGAGCTCTCATTCCTCTCTTCTTGGCGGGAGAATTTGTGCAAGGGAAGATATTTCTGATTTGTCGAAGGCAGGGATTACAAAACTGCCCACTTTATATAGCTTTTcgttttctttcctttcctggGAATGACTACGGGCCGCATGGGCTCAGGTATTTGGATTGGGCCCGTCCATATTGGCCCAACCAAGCTACCAATAATATTTTCCCAAAATGAACTTATATCATTCCATCaaaaacaattatttttttccttttaggggaaaaatgaaaaaaaatgagaaaaataaaataaaaacattgatttttttttcgggttaTAAAAGAGGTATATGaactattataaaaataaaaatagtaaagCTAAATAAAATGACACGGAATTGACGAGGATTGAAGGATGACTTATGCCATTGCATCAAATTCTCTTCCTTGAAAACATAGGCTTTTAACCGTTTACAGTGGGAAAATAAATCGGACCTGCCCAAGAAGTGAGAAAACTCTATTCTACATTTCTTTTCCATGAAAGTTGTAAATATAGTTCGATGAACCAATATGAAAAACTCTAAGCCAAATTAAAATCTCCAATGGCCAGAACATGAGAGTAACATTCATGGACATATTAATACTGTTTACAAACAGCAAAACATAACCACTGGGCTAACTTGTACCTTCTGAAAATGTCATCCATCCAactacataaaaaaatttaaaattttagtgTTACTTTTATAATTGACTTCTCCCACTTTTGTACAATCAGCATTCCACACTAGTATGCCAGAGCAGCAAATTGAAATCTAGTaggtgcatatatatgtatgggcTCACTACAATAAATAAGGTCTATGGCTACTCTTTGTTCCCGATGCATGATAAAAGAGTCGACTAAAAAAAAAGCTGGACAGAATTTGGCTACGCTTTTATATGGCGTCTCCATGTTCTTTTTCTTAGCTAcgttttttcaaaattcgtgCCCTGCCTTGACAATTTCTCCCTTTAAATCAAGCATTGTGGGTCGTGACTAATGCAAGATACAACATTTGCAGCATTCATCATCTGTGAAGGCCACGTTGAGCTTGATTTGTAGGGGTAATCATCGTGACCCTTTGAGGAGCTAGGCAAGGGCGTAAGTTTCTCTCAGAGCGGAGACAAACATAGGAGTCATTTCGCTTCAaggtaaaaaaatttgtttatCTCGCTGCTGTACGTATTTTATGAGCTCTCTGTTTGTGTTTGTGTTGTTTCTCTGTTGAT
The sequence above is drawn from the Punica granatum isolate Tunisia-2019 chromosome 5, ASM765513v2, whole genome shotgun sequence genome and encodes:
- the LOC116207330 gene encoding uncharacterized protein LOC116207330, with the protein product MRAQGGHRSEGTSRHTKLAGRWSGGFPAKKSRKVPRKSLSSELSSTEDIPKELSDFTALCDALDANPDGEITEITDDSADRLSNSAIASLGVDQLANLLVTAQKQVLESFDANCQSKQLLEAVIKDKMDKLCTVSEQRAYSDGLTCLKVSVPFLCLVFGILLVIAFSSGLERSQGGIFPT